The DNA window CGCGCAGGCTTAAAGGAGCCATGCAGCGCGATGCGCTCCCGAAGAGCTGCCCCCCACGCGGTTTTTGCCCGAACTAGCTCGCTAGGAACGCCCTGGAACACAACATTGCCCCCGAGGGCACCCGGGCCGGGACCAAGCTCAAGCACCCAATCGGAGCGTGAGATCGTATCCGCATCGTGCTCAATTACGATTACTGAGTGCCCCTGTTGCACCAACCCCTGCAAGCCCTTAAGCAGAAGCGCAACGTCGAGGCGGTGCAGCCCAGTAGTAGGCTCATCCAGTATATATATAGTATGCCCACGCCGAGAGCCGTGCAGCTCCGAGGTAAGTTTAAGCCGCTGGCTCTCGCCCCCCGAAAGCGTTGAGGAGGATTGCCCCAGGGTTAGGTAGCCAAGACCTAGCTCGCACGCCAACTTACAGGCCTGATGAATCTTGCGGTGGTTAATAAAGATCGCGCGCGCCTGCTCAAAGGTCAGTTGCAGAACCTGGCTAACGTTTAGCTCCTTAAAGCGCACAGAATCGGCCTGCGGGGTAAAGCGGCTGCCGAGGCAGCTCTCACACAGAACCCGAGCCTCTGCCAAAAAGCTCATCTCAAGGGTTAGCTCCCCCTGACCCTTACAGGTAGGACAACGCCCCTTACCGGTATTATGCGAGAAGAAGCTCGCTCCCCAGCCCCGTGATTTAGCCTCCAGCGTTTCGGCGTAGAGCTTTCTAACCTCATCCCAGATCCCTAAGTATGATGCCGGGGTGGAGCGCGGGCTCCTTCCGATCGGTTGTTGATCGACTACGATACAGCGCTCGATCTCAAGGGAGCTCTTAACCGATCCATGCGCGCCCTTAAACGTCCCCTTCGATTGCGAGCCCACTGAGAGTGCCGCAACTATTACGCCGTGTACAAGGGAGCTCTTGCCGGAGCCAGAGACCCCCGCCACGGTAACTAGGCTCTTAAGTGGGAGAGAGAGCGTTAGGTTCTTAAGATTATTGCAGGTGGCGTTAGTAATTAGTAGCTGCTCGCTAGAGCTCACTATAGGAGCCTTAATCTCAAGTGGTGTAGTAAGGGCACGAGCGGTTGCAGAGCGAGCCTCTAGGCAGGCATCAGATACAGAGCCTTGAAAAACGATCTCACCGCCATGTGTGCCGGCCCCAGGCCCTACATCTATGATATGCTCAGCGGCCAAAATATTATCGATCTCATGCTCTATCTGAATAACGGTATTACCGCGCTCCTTTAGCTCAACGAGCTTTCCAAGGAGTAGCTTATTATCGGCAGGGTGCAGACCGGCGCTTGGCTCATCAAAGATATAGGTAACTCCGCAGAGGGGTGAGCCCATGGCGGTGGCGAGCCTGAGCCGTTGCAGCTCACCATTTGAGAGCGTTAAGCACTCCCTATTAAGTGCTAGGTGTTCGAGGCCAAGCCCTGTCAGGGTTTGAAGCTTACTGTTTAGCTCCTTAACTATCGGCTCAATAATCTTATCGGCTGCGGAGTTTGATATAAGACCGTTCAGCTGCTTATGCAGTATAGGCGCTGTAAGGGTAGTCAGCTCATGAATGTTCTTATTAAAGAGCTTAATGTTTCGACCGATCTCGTTTAGGCGAGTACCGTAACACTCCGGACATGCACCGGTTTTAATAACGCCGCGGCCATCACATAGAACGCACCGACCACGGCGTGAGTTAAAGGAGAGATCCTCTGGGTCTGGTTTAAAGAAACCACGCTGACAGATCTGACAGGTGCGTTGTGAGCTAAATACGCGCTCACCGCTAGCGCTAGAGACGATAACGGTACCGGCACCGATCGCGAGGGCCTGCTTGACCCCCTCTATTACAAGATCCAGCGGCATCGTTTTAACGTTAAAGCGAGCAGTAACGAACTCAATCGAGTGCACCTTGCTTTTTGCTAACCCCTGCTCGATAAATTTCATTGGCGAGGTTAGCGCGCCATCAATTCGCACCTCGCTAATCTCGCTCTCAATAGCGCGTTGAAAGACGGCCTTATGGGAGCCCTTTTTTTGGTTAACTACGGGCGCAAAGAGCCGAATGCTCCCAGAGTAGTGTTGCTTGAGGTGCTCGGCTATCTGCTCAGCAGAGAGGGGCGAGATCGATTGATCGGGATGATCCGGGCAGAACTGCAAACCAACCTTAGCGTAGAGTAGCCGCAGAAAGTTATACACCTCGCTCATCGTTCCAACGGTCGAGAGCGCCGAGGGCTGAAAGGTGTGTTGATAGACGCAGATCGTAGGCTGAACGTTTCTGATCTCATCGATAGCGGGCTTTTTAAGCTCCTTGATAAACTGCCGTGCGTACGGAGAGAGGCAATCTAGATAGCGGCGCTGCCCCTCGGCATATAGAATATCCTTTGCGATAGTGGACTTTCCGGAGCCTGACACACCGCTCAAAGTTATGAGCGAGTTCAGTGGAATAGAGAGAGATATATTTTTTAAGTTGTGCTCCTTAGCGCCGATAATATCTATCGTTGTGATACGTTTGGCGGGTATTGCGCTCTTTGCTTTTACTGAACGAGGGCGAGCCCGCTTTTTTTTGTAGCTATTCTGTTCTACAAACTGCGCAAGATAACGAGCGGTCAGGCTCTCCCTCTGTGTAGGGTCCTTTAACGATAGGATCAGGTCACGCGGCGTTCCTTCGCGTAGAACTTCACCCCCCTGAGCGCCCCCCTCTGGCCCTAGGTCGACAATCCAGGCAGCGGATGCGATTAGCCTTAGGTTATGCTCGACGCAGATAATCGAGTGCCCCTGAGAGCAGAGCAGATTAAAGAGCGCTAAGAGGCGCTCTATATCCCTTACATGCAAGCCGGTTGTGGGCTCATCAAAGAGAAAGAGCGACCTTCCCCTAGCCCCTTCAACGATGTGCGGAACAAGTTTAAGACGCTGCGCCTCGCCACCGGAGAGATCGCTTAGTGGGTGTCCTAAAGTTATATGCCCGAGCCCAAGCTGCATCAGAACTTTACAGGCGGCGGTAATAAATAGCTCCTGCTCAAAGAGATCACAGCACGCAGCAACGCTCATCGATAAAATATCGTGCACGTTTTTATCCTTATATCGCACCTCAAGTACCGAGGATTGAAAGCGCATACCGAGACAGGACTCGCACTGAATAAAAACATCGCTTAAAAACTGCATATCCTCGCGAATAAAGCCAGCTCCCTCGCAGCTAGAGCAGCGACCCGCGTTTACGTTAAAGGAGAAGGAGGATTTTGAGAGACCTCGCTCCCTCGCCCCCTCGGAGCTAGAGAGCAGCTCACGGATCCGATCCCAGATCTTCGTGTAGGTAGCGATATTAGCGCGCGGGGTTTTAGAGAGTGGCGATTGATCTACCAGCAGCACCTGTTTTAGGTGCTCAAAGCCTGAAACCTCTGCGGTAATTCTTTGCGGATCAGGTGTAGCACCCTGATAAACCTCCCAGGCTGATTCTATTACCTCAGAGAGCAGCGAGCTCTTGCCGCTACCTGAGACCCCGGTCAGGCAAACAAAGGAATTAAGTGGAATATCTAAGTTTATCGATCTTAGATTGCGGTTTCGAGCGCCACGAATTTTTAAGAGCTCTTTAAAATCTGGCGCAATCTCGCTCGCCGTAAAGGGCGCTATCCCCAACCCTTGCCACTTAGCAACGGGCCCGAAGTAGGTAACCTCGCCGCCACGCTCGCCGCTCTCTGGACCGAGCTCTAGGATAGAGTCGGCGGCCTGAAGACAATCCTGATCGTGCTCGACAACGGTTAGGGAGTTACCCCTTGCGGTAAGATCGCGCAGAGCCTTAATAAGCTGCTCGGTATCCCTGGCATGCAGCCCAACTGAGGGCTCATCGAGTACAAAATGAGTTGAGATTAAATTACTTCCTACGGCGGAGACCAGATTAACACGCTGCGTTTCACCACCGGAGAGGGTGCGCGCCTCTCTACTGAGCGCTAGGTACGGGAGCCCCAGAGCATTTAGGTGCCCCAGTCGATTAATGATGTTCTTAAAGAGCTCATCAAGTTGACGTGGAAGTTTATCCCCTTTCTTTAGCGAAGAGTATAGAGTGCTAAACCATACATGCAGCCTATCAAGTGAAAGGGCTGAGATCTGCGCTATCGTTAGACCGTTGATGCGGTACGCTAGAGCGTCAGATTTTAATCGTGCACCGCCGCATGATTGGCAATCAACCTGGCTGCGGTAGCGCGCCAGAAACACCCGCACATGCATCTTGTACCGCTTGCGCTCAAGGTGCTTAAACCAGGCGTTGATACCGACAAAGCTACGCGACTTATGGGTAAAGATAACTTCCCGTTGTTGCGCGGAGAGCGCTGACCACGGAATATTAACCGCAATACCCTGTTCGTTACAGAATGCGAGTAGCCGTTTATATTCACTTGCGGACCCCTTGCCACGCCAGCACTCAATCGCGTGCTCTAGGATGCTTTTCTTGTGATCAGATACGCAGCGGTTGGGGTCTACGACCAAGTTCTTTCCGAAGCCGTTACATTCTGGGCAGGCCCCGATCGGATGGTTGTAAGAGAAGAGGGCGGGGCGGGGCCTTTCAATCGAGATCTCACCATCGCCGCAGTGATAGGTGCTTTTAAAGATATAAGCTTCAAATTTGCTAGATACCAGACAGGCGCCGTGCGACACGCTCAAGCGCGCTAGGGGCCGTGTAGTACGTTCGCGCAGCTCTAGCACCTCGACTATGCCAGCACCGAGTGAGAAACATTGCTCTAGGGAGTCCTGAACCTGTTTACGGGCAAAGCCCTGCTTGCGGCAGCGGTCGATAACGACCGAGATCTCAAGTAGCTTTTTGGCAGGCGGGGAGTCATCTAGGTTTAAAAGCTCGGCCTGCTTTCTATCGAAGTAGCGCGAGTATCCAAGCATCTGTAACCTACCGAGCAGCTCGGGGGTGTTCTTTGTTTTTACACCGAGTAGAAAGGTTGCCTCTGGTTTTACCTCGCACCAGCGCTCGATGAGTGCGGCGAGAGATGCCGCATCCCACCTTGATAGGGGAAGTCCGCAGGTTGGACAGACCGGAATCGCAAGGTTGCTCCACACTATCTTTAAGAGATCGTTTATATCGGTCATCGAACCAACGGTGGAGCGTGAATTAACGATCCGAGTTCGTTGTTGAATGGCGATGGCAGGGCGTACGTTATCGATTAGGTCAACGCGTGGTCGTTTTACCTTATCAAAGAACTGTCTGGTATAAGGGGAGAAGGTCTCTATGTAGCGCCGCTGCCCCTCGGCGTATATCGTATCAAAGGCGAGCGAGGACTTGCCTGAACCGGAGAGTCCGGTAATCGCAACGAAGGTGTCGTGCGGGATCTCAAGGGTGAGTCCTTTTAAGTTGTTCTCTTGAGCGTTTGTAATAACAAGGGAGTTACGCGTTGCCATTTCTGCTACTATATCGTGCAGCGCAGTGTTACAGCAATAAACAGCAGGGGAAAATTGCGGTGTATTGGAAACAGGTCAAGCTAACTTTATTACTTGCGTTAGGGGTATTAGCTCCAGCACCTTTGAGCGCCGTGAGGGCCGAGGAGGGGAAGAGAGCGGAGAAGCAGCAGGGGCTGTGCGCAGTAGCAGAGCAAGCTATGCAGGAAGCCATCAGGGTAAGGGGATTGAAATCCAAGGGGCCCGTGCCCTGTGTCGTCTCAAGTCGGGCAGAAATTGAGCAGTTCCTGCGAACAACTATTAAAGACAAGCTTCCTCCGCATAAGCTGCAGGCTGAGCAGCTTGTCTACCGCGCTGTCGGCCTTATTCCAGATGACTATAACTATACAGAGGGGCTAATCGAGCTCTATCTTAGCCAGATCGGGGGCTACTACGACCCAGAAAAGAAGCACTTCGTTATGGCTGATTGGATGCCGAGCGAGTTGCAGGAGGTTGTGGCGGTGCATGAGTTAACGCACGCCCTGCAGGATCAGTACATTAACCTTGAGCAGCTCCTCGATCCCAAAAACGACAACGGCGATGAGCTACTCGCCTATTCAGCTTTGGTTGAGGGGGATGCAACCTTGACGATACTTGATAGCCAGCACCGTAGGACGGCGCAGCCTTCCTCGGAGGCTAGCCAAGACCTGCCCCAAGTGCCAACGGCTCTTAAGGCAATACTTTTCTTTCCGTATACGCACGGTTTAAAGTTTGCACAGGAGCTGCTTGAGCATGGTGGTTATAAGAGGATTAATCAGGCACTGCGAGATCCCCCGCACAGCTCGCGCGAGATCCTGCACCCTGCGGAGTATCTCTCTAATACTGAGGTACGCCAGATTCCAGGCTTAGAGGAGCTTGACGGGGTTTCTGATGGCTACTCGCCGGAGTACAGCGACACCCTGGGAGAGTTCAGCATTAAGGCGCTACTCGATACAGATGCGAGCGGCTCAATAACTAGTGCGCAAGGTGCAGCGGGTTGGGTAGGGGATAGGATAGGGGTCTTTCCGGTGCAAAATAAGGAGAGATTAATCTCTTGGCTAACCAGGTGGGAGAGTGCTGCCGATGCGCAGGAGTTTTTTAAGGCCTACAAAAAACTGCTCGAAGCGCGTTATGGAAAAAAGATCTCAGTGAGCAGGATTCAACTTACTCCAATAAAGGCCCTAGAGCTGAGCATTAAGGGGAGTAGCGTTTCAATTCGGTTCTATATTACTCAATAGCTAGCAGCGAGTAGTACGTAGTAGTCAGTGCAGATGCGGGTGAAAGTTTAGCGTCTCGCCAGCAGTTCGCACCGTTAATATAGCGGCCTGTTTCCGCGCATAGTTTCCAAGGCGTATTGCCTGCAAGGAAGAGACAACTACACAGATACCAGCAAAAAGCGGCTTCGCACTAGCAAATTATCTAGCATAAGCAAAACTACTACTAGTATTTGGCTCTTGATTGTAGTCCGCAAACTCTAGAAATCTTCCTGCGTCTTGTAGCAATAAAAGTATAGAATACAGAGAACAAAGGCTTGATAAGTGGAACTCTAAAAATTAAATAGAGCGGGGTAAGCCACCATATTTTGGCTGATAAATAATCAAAAAAATCTACTCCTTTTAATATCTTCTTTTCTGAGGTGAAAAGATGAATAGAATTTAACAGAGTTGCCTCAGATAGCCCAGTTAGGGGCTCGATCCACTCTTCCTGTAGGGCGGCAATAGAGAAGCCGTATTTTTCGAAAAGTAATTTTCTCTCGCCAATAAATACTGAACAAACTCCACAAGTGCCATCGTAAATAATTAGTCCTAATTTTCCAATACGATCGCTATCTTTAAAGTCAGTATTCATAAATAAACTTCAGGTGCAGGTGTCAATTAGTATAAGTTTATACTGTATAGAAAACACACGCGATTCTAAGTATAAATTAGCCAGTCTTTCTAAGTAATATAGGTGCAAATTAAGAAAATTACAAAGTAGA is part of the Pseudomonadota bacterium genome and encodes:
- the uvrA gene encoding excinuclease ABC subunit UvrA; this translates as MATRNSLVITNAQENNLKGLTLEIPHDTFVAITGLSGSGKSSLAFDTIYAEGQRRYIETFSPYTRQFFDKVKRPRVDLIDNVRPAIAIQQRTRIVNSRSTVGSMTDINDLLKIVWSNLAIPVCPTCGLPLSRWDAASLAALIERWCEVKPEATFLLGVKTKNTPELLGRLQMLGYSRYFDRKQAELLNLDDSPPAKKLLEISVVIDRCRKQGFARKQVQDSLEQCFSLGAGIVEVLELRERTTRPLARLSVSHGACLVSSKFEAYIFKSTYHCGDGEISIERPRPALFSYNHPIGACPECNGFGKNLVVDPNRCVSDHKKSILEHAIECWRGKGSASEYKRLLAFCNEQGIAVNIPWSALSAQQREVIFTHKSRSFVGINAWFKHLERKRYKMHVRVFLARYRSQVDCQSCGGARLKSDALAYRINGLTIAQISALSLDRLHVWFSTLYSSLKKGDKLPRQLDELFKNIINRLGHLNALGLPYLALSREARTLSGGETQRVNLVSAVGSNLISTHFVLDEPSVGLHARDTEQLIKALRDLTARGNSLTVVEHDQDCLQAADSILELGPESGERGGEVTYFGPVAKWQGLGIAPFTASEIAPDFKELLKIRGARNRNLRSINLDIPLNSFVCLTGVSGSGKSSLLSEVIESAWEVYQGATPDPQRITAEVSGFEHLKQVLLVDQSPLSKTPRANIATYTKIWDRIRELLSSSEGARERGLSKSSFSFNVNAGRCSSCEGAGFIREDMQFLSDVFIQCESCLGMRFQSSVLEVRYKDKNVHDILSMSVAACCDLFEQELFITAACKVLMQLGLGHITLGHPLSDLSGGEAQRLKLVPHIVEGARGRSLFLFDEPTTGLHVRDIERLLALFNLLCSQGHSIICVEHNLRLIASAAWIVDLGPEGGAQGGEVLREGTPRDLILSLKDPTQRESLTARYLAQFVEQNSYKKKRARPRSVKAKSAIPAKRITTIDIIGAKEHNLKNISLSIPLNSLITLSGVSGSGKSTIAKDILYAEGQRRYLDCLSPYARQFIKELKKPAIDEIRNVQPTICVYQHTFQPSALSTVGTMSEVYNFLRLLYAKVGLQFCPDHPDQSISPLSAEQIAEHLKQHYSGSIRLFAPVVNQKKGSHKAVFQRAIESEISEVRIDGALTSPMKFIEQGLAKSKVHSIEFVTARFNVKTMPLDLVIEGVKQALAIGAGTVIVSSASGERVFSSQRTCQICQRGFFKPDPEDLSFNSRRGRCVLCDGRGVIKTGACPECYGTRLNEIGRNIKLFNKNIHELTTLTAPILHKQLNGLISNSAADKIIEPIVKELNSKLQTLTGLGLEHLALNRECLTLSNGELQRLRLATAMGSPLCGVTYIFDEPSAGLHPADNKLLLGKLVELKERGNTVIQIEHEIDNILAAEHIIDVGPGAGTHGGEIVFQGSVSDACLEARSATARALTTPLEIKAPIVSSSEQLLITNATCNNLKNLTLSLPLKSLVTVAGVSGSGKSSLVHGVIVAALSVGSQSKGTFKGAHGSVKSSLEIERCIVVDQQPIGRSPRSTPASYLGIWDEVRKLYAETLEAKSRGWGASFFSHNTGKGRCPTCKGQGELTLEMSFLAEARVLCESCLGSRFTPQADSVRFKELNVSQVLQLTFEQARAIFINHRKIHQACKLACELGLGYLTLGQSSSTLSGGESQRLKLTSELHGSRRGHTIYILDEPTTGLHRLDVALLLKGLQGLVQQGHSVIVIEHDADTISRSDWVLELGPGPGALGGNVVFQGVPSELVRAKTAWGAALRERIALHGSFKPARAA
- a CDS encoding DCC1-like thiol-disulfide oxidoreductase family protein — protein: MNTDFKDSDRIGKLGLIIYDGTCGVCSVFIGERKLLFEKYGFSIAALQEEWIEPLTGLSEATLLNSIHLFTSEKKILKGVDFFDYLSAKIWWLTPLYLIFRVPLIKPLFSVFYTFIATRRRKISRVCGLQSRAKY